One window from the genome of Mumia sp. ZJ1417 encodes:
- a CDS encoding TetR/AcrR family transcriptional regulator produces MTEVPARQRLMDAAVEAFADRGFHATTTRDISTRAGMSPAALYVHHASKEELLYEISSDGHRSTRDMLAIAYASTADPVERLAEMQYEFTKWHAVHSRKARVVQYEFSALSPEHRREVAGYRRDIERIYRDAVAEGVDKGVFEVDDVPGTALALISMAIDLVRWYQPDGPRTPDSVARLYAELALRAVGARTA; encoded by the coding sequence ATGACCGAGGTACCCGCCCGTCAGCGGTTGATGGACGCCGCCGTCGAGGCCTTCGCCGACCGCGGCTTCCACGCCACGACCACCCGCGACATCTCCACGCGGGCCGGCATGAGCCCCGCCGCGCTCTACGTGCACCACGCCTCGAAAGAGGAGCTGCTGTACGAGATCAGCTCGGACGGCCACCGCTCGACGCGTGACATGCTCGCCATCGCCTACGCCTCGACCGCCGACCCGGTCGAGCGCCTGGCCGAGATGCAGTACGAGTTCACCAAGTGGCACGCCGTGCACAGCCGCAAGGCCCGCGTCGTCCAGTACGAGTTCTCAGCACTGTCCCCGGAGCACCGTCGCGAGGTCGCGGGCTACCGGCGCGACATCGAGCGCATCTATCGCGACGCCGTCGCCGAGGGCGTCGACAAGGGGGTCTTCGAGGTCGACGACGTGCCCGGCACCGCGCTGGCGCTGATCTCGATGGCGATCGACCTCGTCCGCTGGTACCAGCCGGACGGACCCCGCACCCCCGACTCCGTCGCACGCCTGTACGCCGAGCTGGCGCTGCGCGCGGTCGGCGCCCGTACGGCCTGA
- a CDS encoding acyl-CoA dehydrogenase family protein, which produces MKRAIFDEDHEAFRASVAAFVERSVLPHVEQYADNKGLPRAYWLEAGKQGLLGLEVPEAFGGAGAQDFRFNAVLAEELSKVNAALPSCTGIHSDIVAPYLIELTTDEQKERWLPRFVTGELLTAIAMTEPSGGSDLAALKTTAVRDGDEWVINGSKTFITNGWSADLVVVAARTSPEKGAKGITLFAVETGMDGFTRGRKLDKVGQSESDTAELFFSDVRVSDAQVIGEVDRGFIAMMERLPQERLTCAVSNVAHAKQILLETIAYAKERHAFAQPIGSFQHNKFLFAELVTRIESVEAYVDAAVLAHTRRELTAIDAAKVKWLTSQVQNEVLDHCVQLHGGYGFMNEYRVARAWRDARVTKIWAGSNEIMKELIGRDLGL; this is translated from the coding sequence ATGAAGCGAGCCATCTTCGACGAGGACCACGAGGCGTTCCGTGCGTCCGTCGCCGCGTTCGTCGAGCGTAGCGTGCTGCCGCACGTCGAGCAGTACGCCGACAACAAGGGTCTCCCACGTGCGTACTGGCTCGAGGCCGGCAAGCAGGGGCTGCTCGGGCTCGAGGTTCCCGAGGCGTTCGGCGGGGCCGGCGCGCAGGACTTCCGCTTCAACGCGGTGCTCGCCGAGGAGCTGTCGAAGGTCAACGCCGCGCTGCCGTCGTGCACCGGCATCCACTCCGACATCGTCGCCCCGTACCTCATCGAGCTGACCACGGATGAGCAGAAGGAGCGCTGGCTCCCCAGGTTCGTGACCGGCGAGCTGCTCACCGCGATCGCGATGACCGAGCCGTCGGGCGGGTCCGACCTTGCCGCCCTCAAGACCACCGCCGTGCGCGACGGCGACGAGTGGGTCATCAACGGCTCCAAGACCTTCATCACCAACGGCTGGTCGGCCGACCTCGTGGTCGTCGCCGCCCGTACGAGCCCCGAGAAGGGCGCCAAGGGCATCACGCTCTTCGCGGTCGAGACCGGCATGGATGGCTTCACCCGCGGCCGCAAGCTCGACAAGGTCGGCCAGAGCGAGTCTGACACTGCCGAGCTGTTCTTCTCCGACGTCCGGGTCAGTGACGCGCAGGTCATCGGCGAGGTCGACCGCGGCTTCATCGCGATGATGGAGCGCCTCCCACAGGAGCGGCTGACGTGCGCCGTCTCCAACGTCGCCCACGCCAAGCAGATCCTGCTCGAGACGATCGCGTACGCGAAGGAGCGGCACGCGTTCGCGCAGCCGATCGGGTCCTTCCAGCACAACAAGTTCCTCTTCGCCGAGCTCGTCACCCGGATCGAGTCGGTGGAGGCGTACGTCGATGCGGCCGTGCTCGCCCACACCCGGCGCGAGCTCACCGCGATCGACGCAGCCAAGGTGAAGTGGCTGACCTCCCAGGTCCAGAACGAGGTGCTGGACCACTGCGTCCAGCTGCACGGCGGGTACGGGTTCATGAACGAGTACCGCGTCGCCCGTGCCTGGCGCGACGCCCGCGTGACCAAGATCTGGGCCGGCTCCAACGAGATCATGAAGGAGCTCATCGGTCGCGACCTCGGTCTCTGA
- a CDS encoding SDR family oxidoreductase: MTGGGAKRFEGRTAIITGASRGIGLGIAQRLVDEGARVCITARNDEALQEAVVHLGGPEVAIGVAGKGDDPDHQDEAVARTVEAFGSVDHLVNNTGINPVYGRMIDIDLAAAHKIFAVNVLSALAWTQKVFHTWMDEHGGTVVNLASVAGIKPAPGIGFYGASKAMLIHVTEELAVELGPSVRVNAVAPAVVKTKFATALYEGREEEVASAYPMKRLGVPDDIASVVAFLLSDDSGWLTGQNIVVDGGLTLTGGV, encoded by the coding sequence GTGACCGGCGGCGGCGCGAAGCGGTTCGAGGGCCGCACCGCGATCATCACCGGCGCGAGCCGCGGCATCGGCCTCGGCATCGCCCAGCGCCTCGTCGACGAAGGGGCCCGCGTCTGCATCACGGCCCGCAACGACGAGGCGCTCCAGGAGGCCGTGGTCCACCTCGGCGGCCCGGAGGTCGCGATCGGCGTCGCGGGCAAGGGCGACGACCCTGACCACCAGGACGAGGCGGTCGCACGGACGGTCGAGGCGTTCGGGTCCGTCGACCACCTGGTCAACAACACGGGGATCAACCCTGTGTACGGCCGGATGATCGACATCGACCTCGCGGCGGCGCACAAGATCTTCGCCGTCAACGTCCTCAGCGCGCTCGCGTGGACCCAGAAGGTGTTCCACACCTGGATGGACGAGCACGGCGGCACCGTCGTCAACCTCGCGTCGGTGGCCGGCATCAAGCCCGCGCCCGGCATCGGGTTCTACGGGGCCAGCAAGGCGATGCTCATCCACGTCACCGAGGAGCTCGCGGTCGAGCTCGGCCCGTCGGTGCGAGTCAACGCCGTCGCACCGGCGGTGGTCAAGACGAAGTTCGCCACGGCGCTGTACGAGGGGCGCGAGGAAGAGGTCGCGTCGGCGTACCCGATGAAGCGTCTCGGCGTCCCCGACGACATCGCCTCCGTGGTCGCGTTCCTGCTGTCGGACGACTCCGGCTGGCTCACCGGCCAGAACATCGTCGTCGACGGCGGGCTCACGCTCACCGGCGGAGTCTGA
- a CDS encoding acetyl-CoA C-acetyltransferase: MTEAVIVSTARSPIGRAFKGSLKDMRPDDLSAQMVRAALDKVPELDPRDINDLILGCGLPGGEQGMNMGRVVSVLLGYDFLPGTTVTRYCSSSLQTTRMAFHAIKAGEGDAYISAGVETVSRFVKGNSDAIPGQQITNPVFTDAMQRTESLAQGGQKWADPRQDDHLPDVYIAMGQTAENVAQVLGMSREEQDRFAVRSQNLAEQRINEGFWAREITPVTLADGTQVTADDGPRAGTTYEAVSQLKPVFRPDGTVTAGNACPLNDGAAALVIMSDQKAKDLGLTPLARIVSTGVTGLSPEIMGLGPVEAIPQALKHAGMSLGDIDLFEINEAFAVQSLGSAQQLGIPEDKLNVNGGAIAVGHPFGMTGARITATLINSLQWHDKQFGVESMCVGGGMGMAMVIERLS; this comes from the coding sequence ATGACAGAAGCCGTCATCGTCTCCACCGCGCGATCGCCCATCGGTCGCGCGTTCAAGGGCTCGCTCAAGGACATGCGTCCGGACGACCTCTCTGCCCAGATGGTGCGCGCCGCTCTCGACAAGGTGCCCGAGCTGGACCCGCGTGACATCAACGACCTCATCCTCGGCTGCGGTCTGCCCGGCGGTGAGCAGGGCATGAACATGGGCCGTGTCGTGTCGGTCCTGCTCGGCTACGACTTCCTCCCCGGGACGACCGTGACGCGCTACTGCTCGTCGAGCCTGCAGACCACGCGCATGGCGTTCCACGCGATCAAGGCCGGTGAGGGCGACGCCTACATCTCCGCCGGCGTCGAGACGGTCAGCCGCTTCGTCAAGGGCAACAGCGACGCGATCCCCGGCCAGCAGATCACCAACCCGGTCTTCACCGACGCCATGCAGCGGACCGAGTCCCTCGCGCAGGGCGGGCAGAAGTGGGCCGACCCGCGCCAGGACGACCACCTCCCTGACGTCTACATCGCGATGGGCCAGACCGCGGAGAACGTCGCGCAGGTGCTCGGCATGAGCCGCGAGGAGCAGGATCGCTTTGCCGTCCGCAGCCAGAACCTCGCCGAGCAGCGCATCAACGAGGGCTTCTGGGCGCGTGAGATCACGCCCGTCACGCTCGCCGACGGCACGCAGGTCACCGCCGACGACGGCCCGCGCGCGGGCACCACGTACGAGGCCGTTTCGCAGCTCAAGCCGGTCTTCCGCCCTGACGGCACCGTCACCGCCGGCAACGCGTGCCCGCTCAACGACGGCGCGGCCGCGCTCGTCATCATGAGCGACCAGAAGGCCAAGGACCTCGGCCTGACCCCGCTCGCACGCATCGTGTCGACCGGCGTGACCGGCCTGTCGCCCGAGATCATGGGCCTCGGTCCGGTCGAGGCGATCCCGCAGGCGCTCAAGCACGCGGGCATGTCGCTCGGCGACATCGACCTGTTCGAGATCAACGAGGCGTTCGCCGTGCAGTCGCTCGGCTCCGCGCAGCAGCTCGGCATCCCCGAGGACAAGCTCAACGTGAACGGCGGCGCGATCGCCGTCGGTCACCCGTTCGGCATGACCGGCGCCCGCATCACCGCGACGCTGATCAACTCGCTGCAGTGGCACGACAAGCAGTTCGGTGTCGAATCGATGTGCGTGGGCGGCGGCATGGGCATGGCCATGGTCATCGAGCGTCTCTCGTGA
- a CDS encoding glycoside hydrolase family 78 protein: MNTRLFKLAVALTTATFLLPLAPAQASPPGEVRPHALATDHQTRPLGVGERLPAFGWQLTAHERAQSQSAYRVLVASSPALLARGKGDVWDSGKVDSSESQQVPYGGPQLESRTRYHWKVMAWDITGHAGRWSSPTWFETGLLDASDWSAQWIAHDTDLPLPTSNSQQNSPAALRTGKTLGQSVTTDRPFDRIGGSFPTWGTSDSDFTLTLRRGGPDGETVAEHRFVDHADNSWAELELESPAEPGDYYLEMSQLEGQAGWWSHTDDVFTEGQAFADGAPATGDRTIRWNPTTEAKAELTSQLRTTFTADKRVKSARLYSTALGIYDLQLNGREVSEDRWAPGWTDYAKRTPYQTYDVTALVKQGANALGARLSTGWYAGKIAIYGPNLYGKLPGLLSQLEITYTDGTTERVVVSDTSWKSTAGPVTHADILDGEEYDARLETPGWTRTGFDDRSWAPVVEKTDVETALVAQSAPPVTVTQEMPVQKITEPTSGAYVLDLGQNMVGTVALTLRGLAEGQKVRLRYGEEINPDGTLYTENMRSARVIDYYTARGDRVEAYEPRYTFHGFRYVEITGLSDKPSKRDLVGKVLGTDAPLTGHFETSDPMLNQLQSNIVWSQRGNFLSVPTDCPQRDERMGWTGDINVFAPTAAFNMDVSTFLGDKWLQDLRDAQRPDGAVTDVVPYVPVVGAGNAGWGDAAVTVPYTVWQTYGDTAVIEESYASMTAWIDYLEKNSDDLIRPDAGYGDWLNLDDNTPRDLIGTAYFAHVTALLSQMADAIGKDADADRYADLAAEVRDAFIERYVGDDGALPGDAQAGYVLALSFGLVPDALVDDAADRLVANLERHDWHLATGFLGTPDLLPVLTKTGHTDVAYKLINQKTYPSWGYEVENGATTIWERWNSIMPDGSFGDVSMNSFNHYAYGAVGNWMYQTIGGIAPDPEQPGYRHFTVAPQPGGGLDHADARFESGYGEIRSQWARKNGRLTMTVTVPVNTTATVTIPGSRVRAVTESGRPVTKAAGVSDVRVEGDAVVAELGSGTYRFTVKEDA, translated from the coding sequence ATGAACACACGTCTGTTCAAGCTCGCGGTCGCACTCACGACCGCCACCTTCCTCCTCCCGCTCGCACCCGCCCAGGCCTCGCCGCCGGGCGAGGTCCGCCCCCACGCCCTCGCGACCGACCACCAGACCCGGCCCCTCGGGGTCGGTGAACGACTCCCTGCCTTCGGATGGCAGCTGACCGCGCACGAGCGCGCGCAGTCGCAGTCCGCGTACCGCGTCCTGGTCGCCTCGAGCCCGGCCCTCCTCGCCCGCGGCAAGGGCGACGTCTGGGACTCGGGCAAGGTCGACTCGTCCGAGTCGCAGCAGGTCCCGTACGGCGGCCCGCAGCTCGAGTCCCGTACGCGCTATCACTGGAAGGTGATGGCGTGGGACATCACCGGCCACGCCGGGCGCTGGAGCTCGCCGACGTGGTTCGAGACCGGCCTCCTGGACGCCTCGGACTGGTCCGCGCAGTGGATCGCGCACGACACCGACCTCCCGCTGCCGACCTCGAACTCGCAGCAGAACTCCCCCGCCGCACTCCGTACGGGCAAGACCCTCGGCCAGTCCGTCACCACGGACCGTCCGTTCGACCGCATCGGCGGAAGCTTCCCGACCTGGGGCACGTCCGACTCAGACTTCACCCTCACCCTGCGCCGCGGCGGGCCCGATGGCGAGACCGTCGCCGAGCACCGGTTCGTCGACCACGCCGACAACAGCTGGGCCGAGCTCGAGCTCGAGAGCCCCGCGGAGCCCGGCGACTACTACCTCGAGATGTCCCAGCTTGAAGGCCAGGCGGGGTGGTGGAGCCACACCGACGACGTCTTCACCGAGGGCCAGGCCTTTGCGGACGGCGCACCGGCGACCGGTGACCGGACCATCCGCTGGAACCCGACGACCGAGGCCAAGGCCGAGCTCACCTCGCAGCTCCGTACGACGTTCACCGCGGACAAGCGCGTGAAGTCGGCGCGGCTGTACTCGACGGCGCTCGGCATCTACGACCTCCAGCTCAACGGCCGCGAGGTCTCCGAGGACCGTTGGGCCCCGGGCTGGACCGACTACGCCAAGCGCACGCCCTACCAGACCTATGACGTCACAGCGCTGGTGAAGCAGGGCGCGAACGCGCTCGGCGCGCGCCTCTCGACCGGCTGGTACGCCGGCAAGATCGCGATCTACGGCCCGAACCTGTACGGCAAGCTGCCTGGTCTGCTCAGCCAGCTCGAGATCACCTACACCGACGGGACGACTGAGCGCGTCGTCGTCTCCGACACTTCGTGGAAGAGCACCGCCGGCCCGGTCACCCACGCGGACATCCTTGACGGCGAGGAGTACGACGCCCGCCTCGAGACGCCTGGCTGGACCCGCACCGGGTTCGACGACCGCTCCTGGGCCCCGGTCGTCGAGAAGACCGACGTCGAGACCGCACTCGTCGCGCAGTCCGCTCCCCCGGTCACCGTCACGCAGGAGATGCCCGTCCAGAAGATCACCGAGCCGACATCCGGCGCGTACGTCCTCGACCTCGGTCAGAACATGGTCGGCACGGTCGCACTCACCCTGCGTGGCCTCGCCGAAGGACAGAAGGTCCGCCTGCGCTACGGCGAGGAGATCAATCCCGACGGGACGCTCTACACGGAGAACATGCGCAGTGCCCGGGTCATCGACTACTACACGGCCCGCGGCGACCGCGTCGAGGCGTACGAGCCCCGCTACACGTTCCACGGCTTCCGCTACGTCGAGATCACCGGGCTGTCCGACAAGCCGAGCAAGCGTGACCTGGTCGGCAAGGTGCTCGGCACCGACGCACCGCTGACCGGTCACTTCGAGACGTCCGACCCGATGCTCAACCAGCTCCAGAGCAACATCGTGTGGTCGCAGCGCGGCAACTTCCTGAGCGTGCCCACCGACTGCCCGCAGCGCGACGAGCGGATGGGCTGGACCGGCGACATCAACGTGTTCGCCCCGACGGCCGCGTTCAACATGGACGTCTCCACGTTCCTCGGCGACAAGTGGCTGCAGGACCTGCGAGACGCGCAGCGTCCCGACGGCGCGGTCACGGACGTCGTCCCGTACGTGCCTGTGGTCGGCGCCGGCAACGCCGGCTGGGGCGACGCGGCGGTCACCGTGCCGTACACCGTCTGGCAGACGTACGGCGACACCGCCGTGATCGAGGAGAGCTACGCCTCGATGACGGCGTGGATCGACTACCTCGAGAAGAACAGCGACGACCTCATCCGCCCGGATGCCGGGTACGGCGACTGGCTGAACCTCGACGACAACACGCCGCGCGACCTGATCGGCACCGCGTACTTCGCGCACGTCACCGCACTCCTGTCCCAGATGGCCGACGCGATCGGCAAGGACGCCGACGCCGACCGCTATGCCGATCTGGCCGCCGAGGTGCGGGACGCGTTCATCGAGCGGTACGTCGGTGACGACGGCGCGCTCCCGGGTGACGCCCAGGCCGGCTACGTCCTCGCCCTGTCCTTCGGGCTGGTCCCGGACGCGCTCGTCGACGACGCCGCCGACCGCCTGGTCGCCAACCTGGAGCGGCACGACTGGCACCTGGCGACCGGCTTCCTCGGCACGCCGGACCTGCTCCCGGTGCTCACCAAGACCGGCCACACCGACGTGGCGTACAAGCTGATCAACCAGAAGACCTACCCGTCGTGGGGCTACGAGGTCGAGAACGGCGCCACGACGATCTGGGAGCGCTGGAACTCGATCATGCCTGACGGCAGCTTCGGCGACGTCAGCATGAACTCCTTCAACCACTACGCCTACGGCGCGGTCGGCAACTGGATGTACCAGACGATCGGCGGCATCGCGCCCGATCCCGAGCAGCCCGGCTACCGGCACTTCACGGTCGCCCCGCAGCCTGGCGGCGGGCTCGACCACGCCGACGCGCGGTTCGAGTCCGGGTACGGCGAGATCCGCTCGCAGTGGGCGCGCAAGAACGGCCGCCTGACGATGACGGTGACGGTGCCGGTCAACACCACCGCCACCGTCACCATCCCGGGCTCGCGCGTCCGCGCGGTGACCGAGAGCGGCCGGCCCGTCACGAAGGCCGCCGGCGTCAGCGACGTCCGCGTCGAGGGCGACGCCGTCGTCGCCGAGCTGGGCTCTGGCACCTACCGCTTCACCGTGAAGGAGGACGCATGA
- a CDS encoding YceI family protein, whose product MAQITAGTWNFDPTHTEIGFTVRHLMSKVRGKFEKFEGSITTAPEITESTATATIDLSSINTGTPDRDAHLRSADFFSVENHPTMTFTSTGVVEKSDTEFVVTGDLTIKDVTRSVELAVEFLGEGKDPWGGTRVGVEATTVISRKDFGIDFNIPLEGDKVMIGDKISIAITGEAVLAQ is encoded by the coding sequence ATGGCACAGATCACCGCAGGCACCTGGAACTTCGATCCCACGCACACGGAGATCGGGTTCACCGTCCGCCACCTCATGAGCAAGGTGCGTGGCAAGTTCGAGAAGTTCGAGGGCAGCATCACCACCGCGCCCGAGATCACCGAGTCGACTGCCACCGCGACGATCGACCTGAGCTCGATCAACACCGGCACTCCTGATCGCGACGCGCACCTGCGTTCGGCCGACTTCTTCTCAGTCGAGAACCACCCCACCATGACGTTCACCTCGACCGGTGTCGTCGAGAAGTCCGACACCGAGTTCGTCGTGACCGGCGACCTCACCATCAAGGACGTGACGCGCTCGGTCGAGCTCGCGGTCGAGTTCCTCGGCGAGGGCAAGGACCCGTGGGGCGGCACCCGTGTGGGTGTCGAGGCCACGACGGTGATCAGCCGCAAGGACTTCGGCATCGACTTCAACATCCCGCTCGAGGGTGACAAGGTCATGATCGGCGACAAGATCAGCATCGCCATCACCGGTGAGGCCGTCCTCGCCCAGTGA
- a CDS encoding MarR family winged helix-turn-helix transcriptional regulator translates to MTSTTQASPETRWLDDRQQALWRSFLGGSTVFFDQLDRDLRREHDLSMPEYEILVRLSEADDWTLRMAEVADKVAHSRSRITHTVARLERAGLVERRSCASDGRGVNAQLTEAGMERLREAAHTHVGGVRRYLLDNTTDEEFAVVGRVFERILTDLGGSRF, encoded by the coding sequence ATGACCTCGACCACGCAGGCTTCCCCCGAGACACGCTGGCTCGACGACCGTCAGCAGGCGCTCTGGCGGTCGTTCCTGGGCGGCTCGACGGTGTTCTTCGACCAGCTCGACCGCGATCTGCGACGCGAGCACGACCTCTCGATGCCCGAGTACGAGATCCTCGTCCGCCTCTCCGAGGCCGACGACTGGACGCTCCGGATGGCCGAGGTCGCCGACAAGGTCGCCCACTCCCGGAGCCGCATCACGCACACCGTCGCCCGCCTCGAGCGCGCCGGTCTCGTCGAGCGCCGCTCGTGCGCCTCCGACGGGCGCGGCGTCAACGCCCAGCTCACGGAGGCCGGCATGGAGCGGCTGCGCGAGGCTGCCCACACCCATGTCGGCGGCGTGCGCCGCTACCTCCTCGACAACACGACCGACGAGGAGTTCGCCGTGGTCGGGCGGGTCTTCGAGCGCATCCTCACCGATCTCGGAGGCTCGCGCTTCTAG
- a CDS encoding SDR family oxidoreductase, with protein sequence MLPDRAGVVVTGGGNGIGRAIAHRLNAAGARVVVNDLDPEAAAQVANEVGGLAVPGDAATEEGVRALVDAARAHLGAIDVYFANAGIARGDAETASDADFEASWQVNVMAHVRAARALLPEWLERGEGRFVATASAAGLLMMLGSAPYTLSKHAAVAHAEWLSATYRHRGVVVQALCPQGVRTAMLDDTGPAGDVTLKDAAITPEQAAEVVYDALQDDRFLILPHPEVADYARAKAADPDRWLGGMNRLQRRIEDLRADF encoded by the coding sequence GTGCTCCCCGATCGCGCGGGCGTCGTCGTCACCGGCGGAGGCAACGGGATCGGACGTGCGATCGCGCACCGGCTGAACGCAGCCGGTGCGCGTGTCGTCGTCAACGACCTCGACCCGGAGGCGGCCGCGCAGGTCGCCAACGAGGTCGGCGGTCTGGCCGTCCCCGGTGACGCCGCCACCGAGGAGGGCGTCCGCGCCCTGGTGGACGCCGCGCGGGCCCACCTCGGGGCGATCGACGTGTACTTCGCCAACGCGGGCATCGCGCGCGGCGACGCGGAGACGGCGTCGGACGCCGACTTCGAGGCGTCGTGGCAGGTCAACGTGATGGCCCACGTCCGGGCGGCGCGGGCGCTGTTGCCCGAGTGGCTCGAGCGAGGGGAGGGGCGGTTCGTCGCGACCGCCTCGGCGGCAGGGCTGCTGATGATGCTCGGCTCGGCCCCATACACGCTGTCCAAGCACGCCGCCGTCGCTCACGCCGAGTGGCTGTCGGCCACGTACCGGCACCGCGGCGTCGTCGTGCAGGCGCTCTGCCCCCAGGGCGTCCGTACGGCGATGCTCGACGACACCGGCCCGGCCGGCGACGTCACGCTCAAGGACGCGGCGATCACGCCGGAGCAAGCGGCCGAGGTCGTGTACGACGCGCTGCAGGACGATCGGTTCCTGATCCTGCCGCACCCGGAGGTGGCCGACTACGCCCGTGCGAAGGCTGCCGACCCGGACCGGTGGCTCGGCGGCATGAACCGGCTCCAGCGGCGCATCGAGGACCTCCGCGCCGACTTCTGA